Proteins found in one Streptomyces sp. NBC_00461 genomic segment:
- a CDS encoding MmcQ/YjbR family DNA-binding protein, with amino-acid sequence MSPEELRGLCLSFNAAVEDFPFTPETSVFKVLGKMFALSRLDARPLTVNLKCDPEDAGRLRADHPGLIIPGYHMNKRHWNTVTVDGELPDRLVQELVEDSYDLVVAGLPRADRLRLDRP; translated from the coding sequence GTGAGCCCGGAGGAACTGCGCGGCTTGTGCCTGTCCTTCAACGCCGCGGTGGAGGACTTCCCGTTCACCCCGGAGACCTCGGTCTTCAAGGTGCTGGGCAAGATGTTCGCCCTGAGCCGGCTGGACGCCCGCCCGCTCACCGTCAACCTCAAGTGCGACCCCGAGGACGCGGGCCGGCTGCGCGCCGACCACCCCGGCCTGATCATCCCCGGGTACCACATGAACAAGCGCCACTGGAACACCGTCACCGTCGACGGCGAACTCCCGGACCGGCTGGTCCAGGAGCTCGTCGAGGACTCGTACGACCTGGTGGTGGCCGGTCTACCGCGCGCCGACCGGCTCCGCCTCGACCGCCCCTGA